From Amycolatopsis sp. cg9, one genomic window encodes:
- a CDS encoding FAD-binding oxidoreductase: protein MTTTALPHEALATTLRGDLVTPADPGYDEARAVYNAMIDKRPAAIAYCRDAADVIACVRYGREQGLDLAVRGGGHNAGGLGVADGALVVDLSGLRSTTVDPVNHTVRADAGCTWGDVDHATVAFGMATPSGIVGSTGVAGLTLGGGIGYLARRFGLTVDNLLGADVVLADGSFVRASESSHPDLFWALRGGGGNFGVVTSFTFRCHDIGEHGSVLGGPVLYDLADTPEVLRWYRELLPSLPEEVNGWFGLLTVPPAPPFPEQLWGRKACGIVWCYTGPHDKADEVLAPIRSFGSPLLVGLHELPYTALQAAFDALYPAGLQWYWRADVFHEISDAAIDVHLKHGAALPTMHSSMHLYPIDGAASRVAADATAFPHRSGGWSGVIVGVDPSPDRAAEISQWTREYWEELHPTSAGGAYVNFMMEEGQDRVRASYRGNYDRLAAVKRRYDPDNAFHVNQNIRPA, encoded by the coding sequence ATGACCACCACCGCGTTGCCGCACGAAGCACTGGCCACCACCCTGCGCGGCGACCTCGTCACGCCGGCGGACCCGGGCTACGACGAAGCCCGCGCCGTCTACAACGCCATGATCGACAAGCGGCCGGCGGCGATCGCCTACTGCCGCGACGCCGCCGACGTCATCGCCTGCGTCCGCTACGGCCGCGAGCAGGGCCTCGACCTCGCCGTGCGCGGCGGCGGCCACAACGCGGGCGGCCTCGGCGTCGCCGACGGCGCGCTGGTCGTCGACCTGTCCGGGCTGCGCAGCACCACGGTCGACCCGGTCAACCACACCGTGCGCGCCGACGCGGGCTGCACCTGGGGCGACGTCGACCACGCGACGGTCGCCTTCGGCATGGCGACGCCGTCGGGCATCGTCGGGTCCACCGGCGTCGCCGGCCTGACGCTGGGCGGCGGCATCGGCTACCTGGCCCGGCGCTTCGGCCTGACGGTCGACAACCTGCTCGGCGCGGACGTCGTGCTCGCGGACGGCTCGTTCGTGCGAGCTTCGGAGTCTTCGCACCCCGACCTGTTCTGGGCCCTGCGCGGCGGGGGCGGCAACTTCGGCGTCGTCACGTCGTTCACCTTCCGCTGCCACGACATCGGCGAGCACGGCTCGGTGCTCGGCGGGCCGGTGCTCTACGACCTGGCCGACACGCCCGAGGTGCTGCGCTGGTACCGCGAGCTGCTGCCGTCGCTGCCGGAGGAGGTCAACGGCTGGTTCGGCCTGCTGACCGTCCCGCCCGCGCCGCCGTTCCCCGAGCAGCTGTGGGGCCGCAAGGCGTGCGGGATCGTCTGGTGCTACACGGGTCCGCACGACAAGGCCGACGAGGTGCTGGCCCCGATCCGCTCGTTCGGTTCGCCGTTGCTGGTGGGGCTGCACGAGCTGCCCTACACCGCGCTGCAGGCCGCGTTCGACGCGCTGTACCCGGCGGGCCTGCAGTGGTACTGGCGCGCGGACGTGTTCCACGAGATCTCCGACGCGGCGATCGACGTCCACCTCAAGCACGGCGCGGCCTTGCCGACGATGCACTCGTCGATGCACCTGTACCCGATCGACGGCGCGGCGAGCCGGGTGGCGGCGGACGCGACGGCGTTCCCGCACCGCTCCGGCGGGTGGTCGGGCGTGATCGTCGGGGTGGACCCGTCGCCGGACCGCGCGGCGGAGATTTCCCAGTGGACGCGGGAGTACTGGGAGGAACTGCACCCGACGTCGGCGGGCGGGGCGTACGTCAACTTCATGATGGAGGAGGGCCAGGACCGGGTGCGGGCGTCGTACCGGGGGAACTACGACCGCCTGGCCGCGGTGAAGCGGCGCTACGACCCGGACAACGCGTTCCACGTCAACCAGAACATCCGCCCGGCGTGA
- a CDS encoding AAA family ATPase, with the protein MLRVSLLGEQVIADDESGAVLTRSPRSVALVAYLVVHAGLAQPRRRIAGLFWPDSTDAQALTNLRRELHQLRRVLGDPPSLAVTGRDLCWHDTPSSRVDVREFAAAHRAALAAGNAGDALANAHAALAAYRGELLPGLADDWVLAARAELDRQCVELCDLICRTPSGAPAAALAAARRRIRLRPLEETGYRTLMGLQADAGDRAGAVSTYHRCASVLERELGVGPAEPTRAALRRLLARSGPEVRRAAAPGLVGRAAELARLSDAWRAAAAGRAGVVLVRGDAGVGKTRLVTELAGLARAEGAVVATGRCFGSAGRLPLAPVADWLRTPAVQRAAAALDPVWRAEVDRLGPAPGPAAGGHPTVDAWQRLRFFEGLARALTAGGRPVLLVLDNVQWCDEETGAFLAFCLGLLPDAPLLVAGTLRDGDVDPRVESWTAHLRDEGKLTELPLRPFDAGGTARLGEAVAGRPLSGADRTLLHAATGGFPLYVVEALRTNASPPSGRLSGVLRARLEQPGPAAREVAGLAAAAGRDFTLELLTEASDLDADTVVDAVDELWRRRIVREVGGGYDFTHDLLREAAYQQVSPPRRWLLHRRLAQGLELLHAEDTDAVAAQLAEQYARGGRPDRAVEHYRRAAAVAARTFAHAEAIRLLGEALALVRARPPSGNRDRAELAVLEALAGPLNARRGYSSPELQQVLERSLELAEALGSEDSALTALLELWSSRFVQGRTALAHESAERALTLVVPGTNPALSGSAHFIVAGSSVSLGRPADGLRHFELGAERTRDASTWPIGTRPDIHGPAWAAHAHWLLGHDDAAVASSAEAVGRARAAGHPYSLTIALAYAGITHQMRRDRRALWAAVSELHGLCDRYGFAYYREWALVLGGWSRGGAAGLAAAQEGVANLKAEGAFARMPYWLTLVADLSGPEAARATLDAALAAGEARDDRWWLPEVLRLRAAHDADPGPRLRAAAELARGQGSVALLRRCEADLGVRAASGRP; encoded by the coding sequence GTGCTGCGGGTTTCGCTGCTGGGCGAGCAGGTGATCGCCGACGACGAGTCCGGCGCCGTGCTGACGCGGTCGCCGCGGTCGGTCGCGCTGGTGGCCTACCTGGTCGTGCACGCCGGGCTGGCGCAGCCCCGGCGCCGGATCGCCGGGCTGTTCTGGCCGGACTCCACCGACGCGCAGGCGCTCACCAACCTCCGCCGCGAGCTGCACCAGCTGCGCCGGGTGCTGGGCGACCCGCCGTCCCTGGCGGTGACCGGGCGCGACCTGTGCTGGCACGACACGCCGTCGAGCCGGGTCGACGTGCGGGAGTTCGCCGCCGCCCACCGGGCCGCGCTGGCCGCCGGGAACGCCGGGGACGCGCTCGCCAACGCCCACGCCGCGCTGGCCGCCTACCGCGGCGAGCTGCTGCCGGGCCTGGCCGACGACTGGGTACTGGCGGCCCGCGCCGAACTCGACCGCCAGTGCGTCGAGCTGTGCGACCTGATCTGCCGGACGCCGTCGGGCGCCCCGGCCGCCGCGCTCGCCGCGGCCCGCCGCCGGATCCGGCTTCGGCCGCTGGAGGAGACCGGCTACCGGACGCTGATGGGGCTGCAGGCCGACGCCGGCGACCGGGCGGGCGCGGTGAGCACCTACCACCGGTGCGCGTCGGTCCTCGAGCGCGAGCTCGGCGTCGGCCCGGCCGAGCCGACCCGCGCGGCGCTGCGGCGGCTGCTCGCCCGGTCCGGACCCGAGGTCCGCCGCGCGGCGGCACCCGGGCTCGTCGGCCGGGCCGCCGAACTGGCCCGGCTGAGCGACGCGTGGCGCGCGGCCGCGGCGGGCCGGGCCGGGGTCGTCCTCGTCCGCGGCGACGCCGGGGTCGGCAAGACGCGGCTGGTCACCGAGCTCGCCGGGCTGGCGCGCGCGGAAGGCGCCGTGGTGGCCACCGGACGCTGCTTCGGCTCGGCCGGGCGGCTCCCGCTGGCCCCGGTCGCCGACTGGCTGCGCACGCCCGCGGTGCAGCGCGCGGCGGCGGCCCTCGACCCGGTGTGGCGCGCCGAGGTCGACCGGCTGGGGCCCGCGCCGGGCCCGGCCGCGGGCGGGCACCCGACGGTCGACGCGTGGCAGCGCCTGCGGTTCTTCGAAGGGCTGGCCCGCGCGCTGACCGCCGGCGGGCGGCCGGTCCTGCTGGTGCTCGACAACGTCCAGTGGTGCGACGAGGAAACGGGCGCCTTCCTCGCCTTCTGCCTCGGTCTCCTGCCGGACGCGCCGCTGCTGGTCGCCGGCACGCTGCGCGACGGCGACGTCGACCCCCGCGTCGAGTCGTGGACCGCGCACCTGCGCGACGAAGGCAAGCTGACCGAGCTGCCACTGCGCCCGTTCGACGCCGGCGGAACGGCCCGCCTCGGCGAGGCGGTCGCCGGGCGGCCGCTGTCCGGAGCGGACCGGACGCTGCTGCACGCGGCCACCGGCGGGTTCCCGCTCTACGTCGTGGAAGCGTTGCGCACCAACGCGTCCCCGCCGTCCGGGCGGCTGAGCGGCGTCCTGCGGGCCCGGCTCGAACAGCCCGGTCCGGCGGCCCGCGAAGTGGCGGGGCTCGCCGCCGCGGCCGGGCGCGACTTCACCCTCGAACTGCTCACCGAGGCGAGCGACCTCGACGCCGACACCGTCGTCGACGCGGTCGACGAGCTGTGGCGGCGCCGGATCGTGCGCGAGGTCGGCGGCGGCTACGACTTCACCCACGACCTGCTGCGCGAGGCGGCCTACCAGCAGGTCAGCCCGCCGCGCCGGTGGCTGCTGCACCGGCGGCTGGCCCAGGGCCTGGAACTGCTGCACGCCGAGGACACCGACGCCGTGGCGGCGCAGCTGGCCGAGCAGTACGCCCGCGGCGGCCGGCCGGACCGCGCCGTCGAGCACTACCGGCGGGCCGCGGCGGTCGCCGCGCGGACGTTCGCCCACGCCGAGGCGATCCGGCTGCTCGGGGAAGCGCTGGCGCTCGTCCGCGCGCGCCCGCCGAGCGGCAACCGCGACCGCGCGGAGCTCGCCGTCCTCGAAGCGCTCGCCGGGCCGCTCAACGCCCGCCGGGGCTACTCCTCCCCCGAGCTGCAGCAGGTCCTCGAACGGTCGCTCGAGCTCGCGGAAGCCCTGGGCAGCGAGGATTCCGCGCTGACCGCCCTGCTGGAACTGTGGTCGTCCCGGTTCGTCCAGGGCCGGACCGCGCTGGCGCACGAGTCGGCCGAACGCGCGCTGACGCTGGTCGTCCCCGGGACGAACCCCGCGCTGAGCGGTTCGGCGCACTTCATCGTCGCGGGCTCGTCGGTGAGCCTCGGGCGCCCCGCCGACGGGCTGCGGCACTTCGAGCTGGGCGCCGAGCGCACCCGCGACGCGTCGACGTGGCCGATCGGCACCCGCCCGGACATCCACGGGCCGGCCTGGGCGGCGCACGCGCACTGGCTCCTCGGCCACGACGACGCCGCCGTGGCGAGCAGTGCCGAAGCCGTCGGCCGCGCCCGCGCGGCCGGGCACCCGTACAGCCTGACCATCGCGCTGGCCTACGCGGGGATCACCCACCAGATGCGCCGCGACCGGCGGGCGCTGTGGGCGGCCGTCTCCGAGCTGCACGGCTTGTGCGACCGGTACGGCTTCGCCTACTACCGCGAGTGGGCGCTGGTGCTGGGCGGCTGGTCCCGCGGCGGCGCGGCCGGGCTGGCCGCGGCGCAGGAAGGCGTCGCGAACCTCAAGGCCGAGGGCGCGTTCGCCCGGATGCCCTACTGGCTGACGCTGGTCGCCGACCTGTCGGGGCCCGAAGCGGCCCGCGCGACGCTGGACGCCGCGCTCGCCGCCGGGGAGGCCCGCGACGACCGCTGGTGGCTGCCGGAGGTGCTGCGGCTGCGGGCCGCGCACGACGCCGATCCCGGCCCCCGTCTGCGGGCCGCCGCGGAGCTGGCCCGCGGCCAGGGCAGCGTGGCCCTGCTGCGGCGCTGCGAGGCGGACCTGGGCGTTCGGGCCGCGTCCGGCCGGCCCTGA
- a CDS encoding IucA/IucC family siderophore biosynthesis protein yields MTLDEAAAWRAAGALIAHKMLGELSYEHLLEPVRDGDSYRLELPGAEYTFRARRGAFDSWTVEPGSARRSGEPVTDPRALVVDAREVLGLSGLRLADVLAELTSTVANEAARLRRAPTAAALSTMDYNVADGHLTGHPRLVLNKGRVGFSAHDRARYAPEAGADVRLRWFAVHPDHAEFRCVDGLSRDALLAAELGEQRAEFAAKAPENYVWVPVHPWQADEILGTLYAAELATGVVVDLGESADAYRAHQTVRTLGNVTTPGRHDVKTAVSVRNTLVYRGLNSAATLAGPSVTSWLRRISAADPLLSERYRFGLLGEVASVSVTHPLFGHLEELPYRFHETLGALWREPIRLADGERAISFAALPYRGPGGGSVLAHLIAGGDPVAWLTRLFDLLLTPLLQWLLRHGVGFCPHGQNLVLVVDAAGFPRRVLIKDFAQGVDLLDEQLESYESLPPEAAADMLRWPAHLLAQSLFSSVFSGQFRFWAELLLDELGLPRARFWAPVREIAGRYRDENPDVAARFDACRLFAPDVERVTLNREHLAGQGFDKVERDDEFDVRWGRVPNPLHAPDPGGAW; encoded by the coding sequence GTGACCCTCGACGAGGCGGCCGCCTGGCGCGCGGCCGGTGCCCTGATCGCGCACAAGATGCTCGGTGAGCTGTCCTACGAGCACCTGCTGGAGCCCGTTCGGGACGGCGATTCCTACCGGCTCGAGCTGCCGGGTGCCGAATACACGTTCCGGGCCCGGCGGGGCGCGTTCGACTCCTGGACGGTCGAACCGGGCAGCGCGCGCCGCTCGGGCGAGCCGGTCACCGACCCGCGCGCCCTCGTCGTCGACGCACGGGAAGTGCTGGGGCTGAGCGGGTTGCGGCTGGCCGACGTGCTGGCCGAGCTGACCTCGACGGTCGCCAACGAGGCCGCCCGGCTGCGCCGTGCCCCGACCGCGGCCGCACTGTCCACCATGGACTACAACGTCGCCGACGGGCACCTCACCGGCCACCCGCGGCTGGTGCTGAACAAGGGCCGCGTCGGGTTCTCCGCGCACGACCGCGCCCGCTACGCGCCGGAAGCGGGCGCGGACGTCCGGCTGCGCTGGTTCGCCGTCCACCCGGACCACGCCGAGTTCCGCTGCGTCGACGGGCTGAGCCGGGACGCGCTCCTGGCCGCCGAACTCGGCGAGCAGCGGGCGGAGTTCGCCGCGAAGGCACCGGAAAACTACGTCTGGGTGCCCGTGCACCCGTGGCAGGCCGACGAAATCCTCGGCACGCTCTACGCCGCCGAGCTCGCCACCGGTGTCGTGGTCGACCTCGGGGAGAGCGCCGACGCCTACCGCGCGCACCAGACGGTCCGGACCCTGGGCAACGTGACCACGCCGGGCCGCCACGACGTCAAGACCGCGGTCTCGGTGCGCAACACGCTCGTCTACCGCGGGCTGAACTCGGCCGCGACGCTCGCCGGGCCGTCGGTGACGTCGTGGCTGCGCCGGATCAGCGCGGCCGACCCGCTGCTGAGCGAGCGGTACCGGTTCGGGCTGCTCGGCGAAGTCGCGAGCGTGTCGGTCACGCACCCGCTGTTCGGGCACCTGGAGGAACTGCCCTACCGGTTCCACGAAACGCTGGGCGCGCTCTGGCGGGAGCCGATCCGGCTCGCGGACGGGGAGCGCGCGATTTCGTTCGCCGCGCTGCCCTACCGGGGCCCCGGCGGCGGTTCGGTGCTCGCGCACCTGATCGCGGGCGGCGATCCCGTGGCGTGGCTGACGCGGCTGTTCGACCTGCTGCTCACGCCGTTGCTGCAGTGGCTGCTGCGCCACGGCGTCGGGTTCTGCCCGCACGGCCAGAACCTGGTCCTCGTCGTCGACGCCGCCGGGTTCCCCCGCCGTGTGCTGATCAAGGACTTCGCCCAGGGCGTCGACCTGCTCGACGAACAGCTGGAGAGCTACGAGTCGCTCCCGCCGGAGGCGGCCGCGGACATGCTGCGCTGGCCCGCGCACCTGCTCGCCCAGTCGCTGTTCAGCTCGGTGTTCTCCGGCCAGTTCCGGTTCTGGGCCGAGCTGCTGCTCGACGAGCTGGGCCTGCCGCGCGCGCGGTTCTGGGCGCCGGTCCGGGAGATCGCCGGGCGCTACCGGGACGAGAACCCGGACGTGGCCGCGCGGTTCGACGCGTGCCGGCTGTTCGCCCCGGACGTCGAGCGCGTGACGCTCAACCGGGAGCACCTGGCCGGCCAGGGGTTCGACAAGGTGGAGCGCGACGACGAGTTCGACGTCCGGTGGGGCCGGGTGCCGAACCCGCTGCACGCCCCGGACCCCGGCGGCGCGTGGTGA
- a CDS encoding glutamine synthetase, translating to MTPFARPAGPRSLAARRTAAAAGTAVLRGVLAEDGARLLLLVPDPHARFAAVELAAPFAASVLDDGYGVCSYVFAWTPDREPLAASGVLGGYLEGFGDLRVRPDAATAIPLGERTWAVVCDAEWPSGRIAELAPREVLRGQLAALEGLGLVPSVGIEHEVVFGDAAGPLTAHGTDYAVGGTERLAPVLSDLRSALADAGLGVESARAECHPGQYEVVLRHRDALAACDDVLLQQLIVRRVAARHAVSASYLAAPAPGQGNSGHVHLSLSTVDGSPPDLLGGFLAGVLRDARALTAVWAPTWNSYVRLRTAPFSPREIRWGHDDRTAAVRVAGPPSDPRLEFRFAGADAQPHLVVAALLAAGRFGLEEGLTPPEPGVASGSLAGSPWEALPLLDRVGELLGADVAAQLAALLTEEIESGLDSVTDWQRRRGSLRS from the coding sequence GTGACGCCGTTCGCGCGGCCGGCCGGCCCGCGTTCCCTGGCCGCGCGCCGGACGGCCGCCGCCGCGGGGACGGCCGTGCTGCGCGGGGTGCTCGCGGAGGACGGCGCGCGGCTGCTCCTGCTGGTGCCCGACCCGCACGCCCGCTTCGCCGCGGTCGAGCTGGCCGCGCCGTTCGCCGCCTCGGTCCTCGACGACGGCTACGGCGTCTGCAGCTACGTCTTCGCGTGGACACCGGACCGGGAGCCGCTCGCGGCGTCCGGCGTGCTGGGCGGGTATCTCGAGGGGTTCGGCGACCTGCGGGTGCGCCCGGACGCGGCGACGGCGATCCCGCTGGGCGAGCGGACGTGGGCGGTGGTGTGCGACGCCGAGTGGCCCTCGGGCCGGATCGCCGAGCTCGCCCCGCGCGAGGTGCTGCGCGGCCAGCTCGCGGCGCTGGAGGGGCTCGGGCTGGTGCCGTCGGTGGGCATCGAGCACGAGGTGGTGTTCGGCGACGCCGCCGGGCCGCTCACCGCGCACGGCACCGACTACGCGGTCGGCGGCACGGAACGCCTGGCACCGGTGCTTTCCGACCTCCGGTCCGCGCTGGCCGACGCCGGGCTGGGTGTCGAATCCGCGCGCGCGGAGTGTCACCCGGGGCAGTACGAGGTCGTGCTGCGCCACCGCGACGCACTGGCCGCGTGCGACGACGTGCTGCTGCAGCAGCTGATCGTGCGCCGGGTCGCGGCGCGCCACGCGGTGTCCGCGTCCTACCTGGCCGCACCCGCGCCGGGACAGGGCAATTCGGGCCACGTGCACCTGTCGCTGTCCACTGTGGACGGCTCGCCCCCGGACCTGCTCGGCGGCTTCCTGGCGGGCGTGCTGCGCGACGCGCGGGCGCTGACGGCGGTGTGGGCCCCGACGTGGAACAGCTACGTGCGGCTGCGGACGGCGCCGTTCTCCCCGCGCGAGATCCGCTGGGGCCACGACGACCGGACCGCGGCGGTGCGCGTCGCCGGGCCGCCGTCGGACCCCCGCCTGGAGTTCCGCTTCGCCGGCGCGGACGCGCAGCCGCACCTGGTGGTCGCGGCGCTGCTCGCCGCCGGGCGGTTCGGGCTGGAGGAGGGCCTGACCCCGCCGGAGCCCGGGGTCGCTTCGGGCTCGCTGGCGGGGTCGCCGTGGGAGGCGCTGCCGCTGCTGGACCGGGTGGGCGAGCTGCTGGGCGCGGACGTCGCGGCCCAGCTGGCGGCGCTGCTGACCGAGGAGATCGAGTCCGGTCTGGACTCGGTCACGGACTGGCAGCGCCGCCGCGGTTCCCTCCGTTCCTGA